The sequence below is a genomic window from Ischnura elegans chromosome 2, ioIscEleg1.1, whole genome shotgun sequence.
AAAATGGGTTTGATACATTCTTctgttttaggaaatattttaattcgtgCTTATGCCGAACGTATATGTTATTGTGCTTGAATTTTTGACATACGtttgttatttaataatttaccgcCAACTTCAAGTGTCCTTTTGTAGTGTTATGTGCGTTGAGTATGTGTGCATTGAGTAAGGTGGTGAAAGTTATTAAATTACACATGGGTCTTGGATATCGAAAAGGGTTTATCTCGCGTTTGTTTTCAATTATCTCGCAAAAAATGAGCACTGCCTGATTTAAGTTCCCTGTTAATGAATGAAATGTCCATCTATTTTGCTGCGTCGTGGTATAATTTATGTGTTTGTATCTCCCCGCAAGTTGGCCAAAGTTCTTATGATGGCAGAAGAGAAGATAATTCTACTAAAACAATTTCCTAGATGAgactttttttcgaaattcacaaTTCGTACATCGTAATTAGTTGGAAGATAACCATCTCTTTCTATTAACGATacaatttttgatatttatagGTGTGCATCAAACATTTCATGTCTGAGGATGTTTTGTGGGAGACATCTATGTTTGATGAGAGCACAGGGAAGTTGATCACGGTAAAGCTTCCAGCGCCGAGGCTGAGAGAAGGGGCGGTACCATCAGTATTTCCCGAACGTCCATCATGTACTTCAGTGAACGCTCGCTTGGAGCCTGaagagaagagaagaaagaaggaaatggagCAACTGGAGAAGTGCATTAGAGATAGTATAGAAGAAAGAAGGCTGTACGAGGAGGCAAGGAGCTTCAAAACATTGGGTGAATGTTTTGAGAAGCTCCAAAAGTTCGTATCTTTTGGggacttttcctttattttaaaaaaagacaaattgcTTCTTTGCCATATTATCGCAGATCCGTTTCCAGTAATGAAAGCATGTGTCATTATTGATCGGGATTTAATGTTAAATGTGTTCATGGACCACGCTGAACTGAAAAAGATTGGTAATTTCATCTTCCCAATGTATGTGAAAGACACCAATACTGTAAATGAGGTATTAGCAGGGCTAACAACGTTAATAAGTGACAAACCTGTCCCCAATTCTTGTATGGTGGATAAATTGGGGGTAATTTTGCAGCTCTTGGACTCTTTGCACGCCTCTGATGATTTTGTTGACACAGTCAATTTCTTAACTGAGCAGATTAAGCTTATGATGAGTAGTAAACATTCTTATCGTTATCGGAGTGAAACTTTTGTtttttgcagtattttctttacaatatcTCCCCATGCTTATAAGTTTGTTAGAAGTTCCGGTATGTTTCAACTCCCACATCCCACCACCATCCGCCAAGTGTGTGCCAGTTATAATT
It includes:
- the LOC124154750 gene encoding uncharacterized protein LOC124154750; this encodes MKWTRSIHRTNFTPTTYSRVCIKHFMSEDVLWETSMFDESTGKLITVKLPAPRLREGAVPSVFPERPSCTSVNARLEPEEKRRKKEMEQLEKCIRDSIEERRLYEEARSFKTLGECFEKLQKFVSFGDFSFILKKDKLLLCHIIADPFPVMKACVIIDRDLMLNVFMDHAELKKIGNFIFPMYVKDTNTVNEVLAGLTTLISDKPVPNSCMVDKLGVILQLLDSLHASDDFVDTVNFLTEQIKLMMSSKHSYRYRSETFVFCSIFFTISPHAYKFVRSSGMFQLPHPTTIRQVCASYNLSPQRDLTHNLAYAKTVFSTLKTNERHVVLMMDEIHVKSYVDYKGGSIVGISQNSPCVTKTAYVFMVSSLMSSFKEVVYILPVSKFSADELFAVTKNIIVALEGIGYRIVSLVSDNNSINRRAVSKFSFPNKLSIVYPNPYDKSRPLFF